From one Anoplolepis gracilipes chromosome 10, ASM4749672v1, whole genome shotgun sequence genomic stretch:
- the Wts gene encoding serine/threonine-protein kinase Warts — MNPPAVNKSSTRGSGYHQKALAEIRNSLLPFANIGGIGEVGSSAASTISTVSTTSGISSASGLSGLSGASGSTVDKPDQRQALGQLLAMGYSEEIGLRAMKFAGWRLDAAIEYLKQTQGESLNGLGKLNTKLIRKPSLERELSLQRGSPALDSGAGSSRSDSPRLTELATHPQLSRQYSPNNFVEREPPPPPPPRCSSTPPPPPPPHAPYSQPNVPTNMQQMLKRMSPAPVVPTRPTAVTTSNTVGATSTSVNPPQRGTSPVANVNSSCSRQPMIVQNGPQVQQQLTQQMQALSIYQTSNSNTSTQIEPPPPYPIVPSSSAGQSVQPPSYSVSMQNRQSPTQSQQDYRKSPSSGIYSGPTSTGTPSPITVSTISPNNTQTSMARPTPLQAWGARQAKTQPPIIMQSVKSTQVQKPVLQTAIAPTAPQPISTANNTPPPPPSYASSIQQKQQQQPLPAYPSVNNVAAPPTNIPTTEPPSYATTMQALAAQRGMHHPLPPPPYSTPTEDTSIISSTMESGSAPRSSPIGHHPPLQRKYSPVDNCQHTMEPPTLSSVASTSMSVRNNNNHSSLPEGAAVVAAATATGAVGTKGGGNAKGDHNSPLSYKIKHQSPIPERKTMSIEKEEERRDCKVRNYSPQAFKFFMEQHVENILKSHKQRLYRRMQLETEMAKIGLSAEAQCMMRKMLSQKESNYIRLKRAKMDKSMFTKIKPIGVGAFGEVTLVRKLDTNQFYAMKTLRKADVLNRNQVAHVKAERDILAEADNEWVVKLYYSFQDKDNLYFVMDYIPGGDLMSLLIKLGIFKEPLARFYIAELTCAVESVHKMGFIHRDIKPDNILIDRDGHIKLTDFGLCTGFRWTHNSKYYQQNGHGKQDSMDPADDWNNECQCLQLKPLERRRHREHQRCLAHSLVGTPNYIAPEVLQRTGYTQLCDWWSVGVILYEMLVGSPPFLANTPAETQYKVINWETTLHIPKQANLSQESKDLILKLCVGAERRLGKNANEVKNHAFFANIDFEKGLRRQMAPHIPRIEYPTDTSNFDPVDPDKLRNSESSDSNKSDELLDNGKPFHGFFEFTFRRFFDDGGGPAYPSRISLDDNDNQGPVYV; from the exons ATGAATCCACCTGCGGTCAACAAATCGAGCACTCGCGGCTCTGGATATCATCAAAAGGCATTAGCTGAAATTCGCAATTCGTTACTACCGTTTGCGAATATCGGCGGAATTGGAGAGGTGGGCTCCAGTGCCGCTAGCACTATCTCTACTGTATCTACGACCAGTGGCATTAGCTCTGCCTCGGGTCTTAGCGGGCTTTCTGGCGCCTCTGGTTCCACAGTCGATAAACCGGATCAACGGCAAGCCTTGGGACAATTATTAGCCATGGGATATTCAGAG GAAATAGGATTACGCGCCATGAAATTCGCAGGATGGCGATTAGACGCAGCGATAGAGTATTTGAAACAAACTCAAGGAGAATCTCTGAACGGGCTCGGTAAACTCAATACCAAACTCATTAGGAAACCGAGTCTCGAGAGGGAATTGAGTTTACAACGGGGTAGTCCCGCGTTGGATAGCGGAGCGGGCAGCTCGCGATCCGACAGTCCGCGCCTTACGGAACTTGCCACGCATCCGCAGTTGAGTCGCCAATACTCGCCGAATAACTTTGTGGAACGTGAACCACCGCCACCTCCGCCGCCTCGATGTAGTTCCACGCCACCACCGCCACCACCGCCTCACGCACCGTATAGTCAACCTAATGTGCCCACAAACATGCAACAGATGCTCAAGCGAATGTCACCCGCGCCAGTCGTGCCGACGAGACCGACGGCAGTGACGACGTCCAACACGGTCGGTGCTACGTCAACGTCAGTGAATCCGCCGCAGCGCGGTACTAGTCCGGTGGCAAACGTCAACAGTTCCTGCAGCCGTCAGCCGATGATCGTGCAAAATGGTCCTCAAGTACAACAGCAACTGACACAGCAGATGCAGGCCCTTAGCATTTATCAGACGAGCAACAGTAATACGAGTACTCAGATTGAACCTCCGCCACCTTATCCCATAGTTCCGTCCTCATCTGCCGGTCAATCAGTGCAACCGCCTTCTTATAGTGTTTCTATGCAGAATCGGCAGAGTCCCACACAGTCGCAACAAGATTATCGTAAGAGCCCGTCGTCGGGCATCTACTCAGGCCCGACATCGACTGGCACGCCCAGTCCTATCACCGTGTCCACGATATCGCCAAATAACACGCAGACGTCAATGGCACGGCCGACGCCGTTGCAAGCGTGGGGCGCCCGGCAAGCTAAAACACAACCGCCGATCATCATGCAGTCAGTGAAAAGTACGCAAGTGCAAAAACCTGTGTTGCAGACCGCTATCGCGCCCACGGCGCCGCAACCGATTTCTACCGCTAACAATACGCCACCGCCGCCTCCTTCTTACGCATCGTCTATACAACAGAAACAACAGCAACAACCACTGCCTGCTTATCCATCCGTGAACAATGTAGCCGCGCCACCCACTAATATACCGACAACAGAACCGCCAAGTTATGCCACGACGATGCAGGCATTGGCGGCGCAACGCGGTATGCATCATCCATTGCCGCCGCCGCCTTACAGCACTCCCACTGAAGACACATCGATTATATCATCTACGATGGAGAGTGGCAGCGCCCCGCGATCATCCCCAATTGGCCATCATCCGCCACTTCAAAGGAAATACTCGCCGGTCGACAACTGTCAACACACGATGGAACCACCTACCCTATCGTCGGTCGCCTCGACTTCAATGTCCGTAAGAAACAACAATAATCATTCGTCCTTGCCCGAAGGCGCTGCCGTTGTCGCCGCCGCTACTGCCACCGGCGCCGTTGGTACCAAAGGTGGTGGCAACGCTAAAGGCGACCATAACTCACCTTTATCCTACAAAATCAAGCATCAATCTCCTATACCTGAACGCAAGACCATGAGCATAGAGAAGGAGGAAGAACGCAGAGATTGTAAAGTGAGAAACTATTCTCCTCAGgctttcaagttttttatGGAGCAGCACGTAGAGAATATACTCAAATCGCATAAGCAACGCCTCTATCGACGTATGCAGCTAGAGACGGAGATGGCGAAGATCGGTCTGAGTGCGGAGGCACAGTGCATGATGAGGAAGATGTTGTCGCAGAAAGAATCTAACTATATCAGATTAAAACGGGCCAAGATGGATAAATCAATGTTCACGAAGATCAAACCAATCGGCGTCGGTGCATTCGGTGAAGTCACGCTCGTTAGGAAACTCGATACCAATCAGTTCTACGCGATGAAAACCTTGCGTAAAGCCGATGTGTTGAATCGTAATCAAGTTGCTCACGTGAAAGCTGAGCGTGATATATTGGCAGAGGCTGACAACGAATGGGTCGTCAAACTCTATTACTCGTTCCAAGATAAGGATAATCTGTATTTCGTGATGGATTACATACCCGGCGGCGACTTGATGTCGCTATTGATTAAACTCGGCATCTTCAAGGAGCCCTTGGCGAGATTCTACATTGCCGAACTCACATGTGCGGTTGAGAGCGTTCACAAAATGGGATTTATTCACAGGGACATTAAACCGGACAATATCTTGATTGATCGTGACGGACATATCAAACTAACAGATTTCGGTCTTTGCACGGGATTCCGTTGGACGCACAATTCCAAATATTACCAACAAAACG gtCATGGTAAGCAAGATTCGATGGATCCAGCTGACGATTGGAACAACGAATGTCAATGCCTACAATTAAAGCCATTAGAACGTAGGCGACACAGAGAACATCAAAGGTGCTTGGCGCATTCTCTGGTCGGAACACCGAATTATATCGCACCGGAAGTCCTTCAACGTACGGGATACACTCAATTATGCGATTGGTGGAGTGTAGGAGTTATTTTGTATGAAATGTTGGTCGGTTCTCCACCATTTCTTGCCAATACGCCTGCTGAAACTCAATATAAG GTCATTAATTGGGAAACAACGCTTCATATACCGAAACAGGCCAATCTATCACAAGAAAGTAAGGATTTAATACTAAAACTCTGTGTTGGTGCGGAGCGTCGGTTAGGTAAAAATGCGAATGAAGTTAAGAATCATGCATTCTTTGCAAATATCGACTTTGAGAAAGGATTACGACGCCAAATGGCTCCACATATACCTCGTATAGAATATCCGACCGACACGAGTAATTTTGATCCTGTTGATCCCGACAAGTTGCGTAACTCAGAATCATCAGATTCAAACAAATCAGATGAGTTACTGGACAATGGAAAGCCATTTCATGGCTTCTTTGAGTTCACATTTAGACGGTTTTTCGATGACGGTGGTGGTCCTGCGTATCCTAGTCGAATCAGTTTGGACGACAACGATAATCAAGGTCCAGTTTACGTATGA
- the Mpc1 gene encoding mitochondrial pyruvate carrier 1: MNRFAKILRSKETRDYFMSTHFWGPVANWAIPIAAICDIRRDPKFISGKMTFALCLYSIMFMRFAIKVQPRNMLLFACHFVNEGAQITQGCRFINYHYLDKKE, from the exons ATGAATCGTTTCGCAAAGATCCTTAGGAGTAAGGAAACtcgtgattattttatgag cACGCATTTTTGGGGTCCAGTTGCCAATTGGGCAATTCCGATTGCTGCCATTTGCGATATCCGGAGGGATCCTAAGTTCATCAGTGGAAAAATGACTTTTG ccttatgtttatattcaataatgttCATGAGATTTGCAATCAAGGTGCAACCACGCAATATGCTTCTATTTGCCTGTCATTTTGTTAATGAAGGTGCACAAATTACGCAAGGttgtagatttattaattatcattatctcGATAAAAAGGAAtag
- the LOC140670583 gene encoding uncharacterized protein: MITLLHTMTPIIVACWFYYQLMGVVGQYEWQARDPFDEIRMRMDKVNEDNCPIQHLGDLYLPEDAVSHLPDIKDININPVFPNRTALLHLHNMALSRSFFWSYILQSRFIRPAINDTYDPGMMYYFLSTVADVSSNPYINASAIYFSPNTSYSPSYRGFFNKTYPRFAPRTFRADDFNDPIHLERISTRNTFTVQDLGAYPTTRLSDDYTTDFYRINEWYKKWLPDNVAKRHDTKTTYQVEIRYANNTNETFTFHGPPGADEYPGPVKWTRPYFDCGRSNRWIVAAVSPVADIYPRHTGFRHIEYPTYTAVSVMEMDFDRIDINQCPKGKGNSGPNRFANTARCKTDTTECEPIHGWGFRRGGYQCRCRPGYRLPTVVRRPYLGEIVERATQEQYYNAFDCLRIGWIHKMPVQWEKAKSYIREKYLEQYHNYRNYSTGSAALYETKMNIDQVLKFILGMNSRTCKNYAPQDLILRGDISFGAEEFFENEAKMATRLANFISAFLQISDPLEVYSGKRVADRPLTEDQMIGETLALVLGDTRIWSASVFWDRNKFTNRTFFAPYAYKTQLNTRKFKLEDLARLNDTDEIYTKKSYFQVLKQRWATNFDQLEKYYMKIKIRFNETGEHLKKFEHYPNFYRAANLDHGHWTTPYFDCNGKVKKWVITYASPFFGWDSLKEKLEFKGIVAVTMDLLQLDINQCDDKFYQPNAFKDTHKCDKKTSYCVPILGRGFETGGYKCECKQGFEYPFEDLITYYDGQLVEAEFNNIVNDKETRYDMFKCRLAGAASIQVSWVFLLPVLIIFFQNRRR; encoded by the exons ATGATTACCCTTCTTCACACGATGACGCCGATCATCGTCGCTTGCTGGTTTTACTATCAGCTGATGGGCGTTGTCGGGCAGTACGAGTGGCAAGCCCGCGACCCCTTCGACGAGATTCGGATGCGAATGGACAAAGTAAACGAGGACAATTGTCCAATTCAGCATCTCGGTGACTTATACCTGCCGGAGGATGCGGTGTCACATCTTCCCGACATCAAGGATATCAATATCAATCCCGTGTTTCCGAATCGCACAGCCTTGTTGCACCTCCATAATATGGCGCTTAGCAGGAGCTTCTTCTGGAGTTACATCCTGCAGTCGCGATTTATCCGGCCGGCGATCAACGATACTTATGATCCGGGCATGATGTACTACTTCCTGTCTACAGTGGCGGATGTCTCCTCCAATCCGTACATCAACGCCTCGGCCATTTACTTTTCGCCCAACACGTCTTATTCGCCATCCTACAGAGGTTTCTTCAATAAAACTTATCCCAGATTCGCGCCACGCACCTTCCGAGCAGACGACTTCAATGATCCTATACACTTGGAGAGAATATCCACTAGGAATACGTTTACCGTGCAAGATTTAGGAGCATATCCCACTACTAGACTCAGCGATGACTACACTACTgatttttatcgtataaacGAATG GTACAAAAAATGGTTACCAGATAACGTGGCTAAAAGGCATGATACTAAAACAACTTACCAAGTTGAAATTCGATATGCCAATAATACAAATGAAACATTTACTTTCCACGGTCCACCTG GTGCTGATGAATATCCTGGACCTGTGAAATGGACAAGGCCATATTTTGATTGCGGTCGGTCAAATCGATGGATTGTGGCTGCGGTATCACCTGTAGCAGATATCTATCCACGGCATACTGGTTTCAGACACATTGAATACCCAAC GTATACTGCTGTCTCAGTGATGGAAATGGATTTCGACAGAATAGACATAAATCAATGTCCCAAGGGTAAAGGGAACAGTGGTCCTAATAGATTTGCCAATACTGCGAGATGTAAAACGGATACTACAGAG TGTGAGCCGATACATGGTTGGGGCTTCAGAAGAGGCGGATATCAATGTAGATGTAGACCCGGTTATAGGCTACCGACAGTCGTACGACGACCCTACCTTGGGGAAATAGTGGAAAGAGCGACGCAAGAACAATACTACAATGCTTTTGATTGCCTGCGGATTGGCt GGATTCATAAAATGCCAGTACAATGGGAGAAAGCAAAATCATATATCAGGGAAAAATATCTCGAACAGTATCATAACTATAGGAATTATTCAACTGGCTCAGCTGCACTTTACGAGACAAAGATGAACATTGACCAGGTTCTCAAATTTATCTTGGGCATGAATTCGAGAACTTGCAAGAA TTATGCACcgcaagatttaatattacgcGGTGATATTAGTTTCGGCGCAGaggaattttttgaaaatgaagCAAAAATGGCAACTAGATTGGCGAACTTTATCAGTGCATTCCTTCAAATATCCGATCCCTTGGAAGTATATTCGGGCAAAAGAGTAGCCGACAGACCGCTGACGGAAGACCAAATGATAGGGGAGACATTAGCTTTGGTACTTGGTGATACAAGGATATGGTCAGCCAGTGTCTTTTGGGAtcgtaataaatttactaacAGAACATTCTTCGCCCCATATGCTTACAAAACTCAGTTAAATACGCGTAAATTTAAACTTGAAGACTTAGCCAGACTGAATGACACAG atgaaatatacacgaagaaaagttattttcaaGTATTAAAACAACGTTGGGCGACGAACTTTGATCAGTTGGAAAAATACTATATGAAGATAAAGATTCGATTCAATGAAACTGGAGAGCATCTAAAAAAGTTTGAACACTACCCGAATTTTTACAG GGCAGCAAACCTGGATCATGGGCACTGGACAACTCCATACTTCGATTGTAACGGCAAGGTGAAGAAGTGGGTAATTACCTATGCATCCCCGTTTTTCGGCTGGGACAGCTTGAAGGAGAAACTGGAATTCAA AGGTATTGTAGCTGTTACCATGGACTTACTTCAGCTAGATATAAACCAATGCgacgataaattttatcaaccaAACGCATTCAAAGATACGCACAAGTGCGATAAAAAGACGTCATAT TGTGTACCTATTCTTGGAAGAGGATTTGAGACAGGTGGATATAAATGTGAATGTAAACAGGGCTTTGAATATCCATTTGAGGATTTGATTACATATTATGATGGGCAATTAGTCGAAGcggaatttaataatattgtgaaTGATAAAGAAACCag ATACGATATGTTTAAATGTCGATTGGCTGGTGCCGCATCAATTCAAGTCAGTTGGGTATTTCTACTGCCAgtcttgataatattttttcaaaatcgaagaaggtaa
- the LOC140670126 gene encoding inhibitor of growth protein 2, which produces MLNQAVVEALYSASYIENYLDCVENLPNDLQRHVSRLRELDATCQTYLREVDQHQETLQSDTDPVIKRRALLRVQQALIAAQEIGDEKLQIIQQVQDLIENKSRQLDLDYRNLDFGKEQESSEVRESNMNNSSNTTSHTNNMERHPKRARRTRTETLIESAHSMDIMVGMTETRSSTMSSISNGNQKKTTTAATGKKKKRKSRQGTQQNQHREDTPPPPEDDLAIDPDEPTYCLCDQISYGEMILCDNDLCPIEWFHFSCVSLTTKPKGKWFCPKCRGDRPNIMKPKAQFLKELERYNKEKEEKS; this is translated from the exons ATGTTAAACCAGGCGGTAGTCGAGGCTCTTTACTCGGCGTCATATATCGAAAATTACTTGGACTGCGTGGAAAATCTGCCAAACGACCTGCAGAGGCATGTTTCTCGGTTGCGAGAGCTGGACGCCACTTGCCAAA CATATTTACGTGAAGTTGATCAGCATCAGGAAACATTACAAAGTGACACAGATCCTGTGATAAAAAGAAGAGCGTTGCTAAGAGTACAGCAAGCTCTAATTGCGGCGCAAGAAATAGGAGATgagaaattacaaattattcagCAAGTACAAGATCTTATAGAGAACAAATCTAGGCAGTTAGACTTAGATTATCGAAACTTAG ATTTTGGAAAGGAACAAGAAAGCTCTGAAGTCCGTGAATCAAACATGAACAATAGTTCAAACACTACAAGCCATACAAATAACATGGAACGTCATCCAAAACGTGCCAGAAGAACGAGGACAGAAACCTTGATAGAGTCGGCTCATTCCATGGATATAATGGTTGGAATGACAGAGACAAGGTCTTCGACCATGTCTAGCATAAGCAATGGAAATCAAAAGAAAACAACAACGGCTGCTACtggtaagaaaaagaaacgaaaatcTCGGCAGGGAACTCAACAAAATCAGCATCGCGAAGATACACCACCGCCACCGGAAGACGATCTCGCGATAGATCCTGACGAGCCAACTTACTGTCTATGCGATCAAATATCATATGGCGAGATGATTCTCTGTGACAACGATTTATGTCCTATAGAATGGTTCCATTTCTCATGCGTTTCTCTAACTACTAAACCTAAAGGTAAATGGTTCTGTCCCAAGTGTCGTGGCGATCGACCTAACATCATGAAACCTAAAGCGCAATTCCTCAAAGAGCtagaaagatataataaagagaaagaggagaaatCATAG